The Candidatus Latescibacter sp. sequence CAGAATAACAGAAGAGGCTTCCTCACAGCCGCCGGTTTCGGGGCGCTGGCGACGGGAGCAGGAATTGCATCCTGTTCGGGTAAAAACGCCAAAGCAGCCCCAAAGCGCATCATGGTGGGCGGTTTCAGTCATGAGACCAATACGTTCAATCCCCGGAAAACCACTCTGGAGATTTTCAAGAAAAATATGAGCCTCGGCACTGAAGTCCTGCAGCGCGGCGGCCACATGGTTCATGGCACGGTCGGGGACAGCATCGGCGGATTTCTGGATGTGATGGAGATGTTCAATGTGGAACTTATCGGCTCCATTCGAGCCGGCGAGGGACAGGGGATTGTTACGAAGGAAGCATTTGACTACATTACCGGGGTTATGCTGGACACGCTCGACAAAAACCCGGTCGATGCCGTTTACCTCAGCCTCCACGGAGGCGGGGTCGCCGAGGACCATCCGGACATGGAGGGAGATACGCTCGCGCTCATCCGCAAGAAAGTCGGTCCCGGGGTGCCCATTATGTTCACCATGGACCTGCATTGCAAGCCCACCAAACAGATGACCGAAGTGGCCGATGCGGTGAGCGTCTACCGCACCTATCCGCATGTGGACGCTTTCGAGGTCGGGAAAGAAATCGCCGATATCATGCTGGGAACGATGTTCGGGAAAATCAAGCCGGTCATGGCAGTGCGGAAGCTCCCCCTCATGATAGGGCCGCCTCTGAACGTGGTCACAAGCGACATGCCCATCAAGCTCGTTTACGACAAGGCGAAGGAGATGGAGCGCACCATCCCCGGCGTTCTCAATGTCTGCCCCTGCCACGGTTTCATGCAGCAGGATGTCCCCACCCAGGGCGCCGGAGTTCTGGTGACTGTGGACCGCGACCGCGCACTGGCCCAGAAGCTTGCGGATGAACTCGGCGACCTCATGTTCTCCTACCGCAAGGATTACTGGGTACACCTTCCCTATCCTGACGAGACCATCCGCAAGGCGCTTGAGCTGAACCGCAAGACCGGCAAACCGGTAGCCATTGCCGACGGCGGCGACAATATGGGCGCGGGAACTCCGGGCGACGGCACCGCGCTCCTTGCCCAGATTTTGAAACAGGGGGTGAAGAAAGCCTTCGTCCAGATATGGGACCCGGAATCGGCAAAGAAATCGGCCGCTGCGGGTGCGGGCGCCACCGTGACTCTGGATGTGGGCGGCAAGTCCGACGCCCTTTACGGCCCGCCGGTAAAAATCACCGGCAAGGTGGCTGCGGTCTCCGATTTCTCCGGGAAGGAGAATCCCGCCGCGCGTATCGAGGCAAACGGCATTACCATCCTTGTCAATACAGCTCAGATCGGCCCGAACGATCAGAAGAATCTGCGCGCCATCGGCGTCGATCCCTCGAAATATGTCATGGTGGTCTGCAAGGGAGGATTCGCCTTCCGTCCGCAGTATCCGAACACTGTTTACGAATACATCATGAGCAACACTCCGGGATATGCCTCGGTGGACTTGAGTACATTCAAGTTCACCCAGATTCCGCGCCCGATTTACCCGCTGGATACTATCTGAGTGCGGTCTGGTTAAAACCGAAAGGATGTGAAATCATATGCAGCGAAGAAAATTTATTAAAAGGTCCGTCAGCCTCGGCGCTCTCGCGGTTACCGGGGTTGCCGGGCTGGTTTCTGCACCCTCTCTTGCCCAGACCGGAACCGCACGAAGCACCGTTCGCTCCGGAAGGAAAAGGGTCATGGTAGGCGCTTTTGCCCACGAGACAAACACATTCAATCCTTTCATCACCGATGTCGATGCGTTTAAAAACCGTGCCCGCTACGGCACTGATGTTTTGAAGGACAGCGGGTGCATCGGCGGTTTCATGGAGATCATGAATCAACACGGCCAGGAAGTGGAATGTATCGGCGCAGTGAGCTCCGGCGCCAGTCCCGCCGGGACAGTGACAGCAAAAGCATTTGATTTTGTGAGCGGCGCCATGCTCGATTTTCTCGACAAAAACCAGGTGGATGCCGTGTACCTCAATATCCATGGCGCGATGGTGTGCGAAAACCATCCGGACGGCGAGGGCGCGCTGGTGGAAATGGTTCGTAAAAAAGTTGGGCCGAATATCCCCATCATGCTCACCGCAGACCTCCATGCAACCCTGACCCAAGCGAAAGTCAATAATTCCAACTCTGTCAGCGTATACCGTACCTATCCCCATGTCGATATGCGTCAATGCGGTATAGAAACCGCCTGGGTGATGCTGAAGACTCTGAGAGGCGAGATAAAACCTGTGGTAGCCTTCGCCAAGCGCCCCCTGATGATCTGCCCTCCGCTCAATGTTCTTCCCAACGAGATGCCCATGAAACTTACTTACGACCGCGCCCGCGAAATGGAGCGCACTCTTTTCGGAGCGCTTCTCGCCTGCCCGGCGCAGGGATTCATGCAGCAGGATGTGCCGGAATGCGGGGTCGGCGCCGCGGTGACTATCGACAGAAACCGTGAGATGGCGCAGAAGATGGCAGATGAGCTGGGCGATATCATGTTCGCCCACCGTAAGGAATACTGGGTGCATCTTCCCGATGCAGCCGAAGCGGTCAGTCTCGCCATGCAGTCGAAAAAACCGCCGGTCGCCATCTCCGACGGCGGTGATAACATCGGCGGGGGAACGCCGGGCGACGGTACCGCGCTCCTCCGTGAAATCCTCAAACAGGGTGTAGACACAGCGTTTGTGCCGATTTGGGATGCCGAATCCGCCGGAAAAGCTGCGGCGGCGGGAAAAGGCACAACCGTTTCCCTGGATGTAGGCGGGAAATCCCATCCCTTCTACGGTCCTCCGGTATCTTTGACCGGTCAGGTGGTGGCTGTTTACATTTCCGCAGACAAGAATGATATTTCAGCTCGGGTCGATGTGAAAGGAGTATCCGTCCTGCTCAACTCCCGCCCGATCGGTCCAAGCGATATGGGCCGTCCGAACGCCCTGGGCATCTATCCCGAAAAATACCGGATGACCGTATGCAAAGGAGGCTTCGCTTTCCGCACTACCTACCGGCCGGATACCTACAGTTATATTCTGGCGGATACTCCTGGTTTCACTTCCACCGGGATTAAAAATTGGACGTACACGAAAGTCAAGAGGCCGATCTATCCGCTGGATGATATCTGAACCATAGAATTGAGAGGAGTGCCTGGCATGAAAAAACCAAAGGCAACACCGTTTACCGCTTGCCTGGGTTTGATGGTCTGTCTATTAGCGTACACAGCGGCAGGAAACGCCCAGAACCAGCGTACACGCTCCGATATGCCGAACACCGGCGTTTCTTCAAACCTCGAACCCGGTGTGGTGAAGAAACTGAAAAATCTCCCGGAAACCGAGCTCGCTCCCGGAGTCAAGGGCCGCATGTACTGGGGACGGGGAGCGCTGGTGAACTGGATGACTCTGGCCCCCGGCGCGCAGATTCCCAGGGAAATTCTTCCCGGCGATCGGATCATGGTGGTCATGAAAGGCTCGGTGGAGCAGTTCATCGATGGGGCTTTTGTTCCCATGATCGCCATCGAGTATCAGCGCATGACACCCATATCGGGAAATCGCGCGCGCAACGATTTCGTGTATCTGGCCAAGGGCGCCCCGAACGCGCTCAAAGCCGGAACGAACGGCGCTGAAATTTTGGAGGTGTATTCCACGTTACGCTCCGATTACCTGAAAAAAGCTGGTGCATCCAATGTTATCGCCAGTTCTCCCGAGGGGAAATACAGCCTCGCGCCATCGGTCAGGCTCGGCAAGGTATACAATCTCCACGATGTTCAATTCACTCAGTTAGGCGAGGGGGCTTATTCGCGGTTTATCTGGGGTAGAGGTGTTCAGCTTGGCTTCCTGCGGATGGATGCCGGTTCTTCCATGCCTCTTCAAAAGGCCCCCGAAGAAGAAACGATGATCGTCCTCCGCGGTACGATGGATAACAAGGTTGCAAATGATGCCCGCCCTATGGGGAAAGGTGACATTCTCCTTTTGCCCTCCGGTATGGCTAACAGCGGTACTGTCGGCGAATTTGGCTGCGATGCCCTGGAAGTATTCTGGCCGATGAGGCCGGATTTGGATATCCGTAACAAAAAGCTGGCGGCTTATCGCGCCATCATCCCGGAAGGTGCGGAAATCGAGTTGGTAGTTGACGGCGCCAAAAAAGGCCCCGGCCTGCTCTACTGTGAGGGCCCCACCTGGATCCGTGGGAAACTCTATTTCTCCAGCATGGGTTACGATGAAAAGTGGACGGGCGATCCGGCGGTCAGCGCCACAGTGGAAATGGACCCGAACGGAACGTATCGGTATATTTCGCGGGGGATCGAAACGAACGGAACGTTCCCTCTCCATAACGGTAATCTGGCTGTGTGCGACATGTACGGACACCGGGTGATCGAGATGTCCACCAAGGGCGAAATAATGCGCACGATCGCCGACAAATGGGATGGGAAGCGTATCGACGGCCCCAATGACCTCTGTGTGGATACCAAAGGGGGGGTGTATTTCACCGACCCCCAGATTCTTCCGCCGCCTTACATGCAGCCGGGAAAAAGCGTTTTTTATGTTAAACCGAACGGCGAGGTGATCCGAATGGTTCCTCCCGGAGTGATGGAAAAACCCAACGGTCTTACCCTCAGCCCCGACAACAAGGTTCTCTATGTCAACAACACACATGTAAATTACATGATGGCCTATGATGTCAATGCGGACGGCACCCTTTCCAATGGCCGTAAATTCGGGAATATCCTCGTTACTCCGGAAATCATGGATCAGAAGTCAATAAACCCGCAGACTGACGGCCTCAAGACGGACGAGAAGGGGAATGTCTATATCACAACCATCATGGGGGTGCAGATATTCAGTCCAAAGGGCGAATTCGTGGGCCTGATCCATTACCCGCTCATGCCGGTGAACTGCTGTTTCGGCGGCGATGACGGGAAAACCTTCTATGCGAACTGCAACGACAAGGTCTACCGTATCCGCACCAATGTCAAGGGCGCGCCATATTCGCTCTATACAGGTAAATAAAAAGAACCGATCAGAGATGTGGAAAAAGGCCGGATGAATGTCCGGCCTTTTTTGCGGTGTTCGCAGTCAGTTTTTAAAGACTCCAAAGCGTACCCCAAATGTCCGTTTCCGTACACTTGGTGTCCGTTAATGGACAGTATTTTGGGATTATCATAGGGTATAAATATTTATTATATTGTCCAACAATAAGTTAATAATTATGGCAAGGTTTTAGCTTTACATTAACTATTAATACTATGCTTCCAATATACCCTCATTATTTCTAAGGAGACTTCGGATGAATACCTTTATTCGAAAAAGATTCCGATTCCTGCTTGCCATCCTTTGTGTTGGAGTTTGCAACACTTCATCAGGATTTGCCCAGGAAGGCTGGACCCATTGGACAAATTCCAATACGGTGAACGGAATGGTTCTCCAGGGCGATTATCTCTGGATGAAAGTGAACGAAGGTATAATTCGGTATAACACTGTCGACGGGACTTATAGACGGTTCACCACTGCTGACGGTGTTCCGAACTCGCAAGTGACACCTTTCCTCGTTGACCGTTCAGGCGCTGTTTGGTTCGGAAGCTATGATATGGTATGCAGATATAACGGTTCAAGTTGGGAATATTGGCCGAAACCTAATTCTTTGAATTCTTTTAACGGCAGCATCTGTTCTCTCTTTGACAGTAAAGGAAATATTTGGATCTCTGTAGGGAATGGAGTCGAAAAATTTGATGGGCAAAACTGGAAAAGCTGGATACAGATAAACAACGACCGGCATACATATGCGCTCGTGTTAAAGGAAGATATTTACGGAAACATCTGGATCGGGGCCGATAACGGAGTTTACAAGCTGGAAAATGATTCCTGGCGATGGTTCTACCGTAATGATAATGCCGGTGATATTTCGAACGATATAATTTCCATGACTTTCGATCTCTCGAATAACCTTTGGGTAGGAACTCCGGTTGATGTAGGGCGTTTTGATGGTAAAACATGGTTAAACTGGGTGTTGGACCCTGAATTTGCAAATCGGCACGTCCAGAGCCTTATCAGAGATGACCACGGCAATATATGGGCTGGTACTAGAGGCGGTGTAAGCCGGTTTGACGGAAATTCATGGACAAACTGGAGAACGAAGGATGGCATTACAACTTTTGTAGATCACCTTTTCGAGGATTCGAAAGGAAATATCTGGGCGGCATCTAAGACACACGAATGGCAAACCGGCACTGCGGGGATATATCGTTACGACGGTCTATCCTGGAATTGGTTTAATATGGACAATGGATTGCCGGGGAATTTGGCAGGTGATATCCTGGAGAGCCGTGACGGTGTTGTATGGGTTGGTATGGATAAAGGCCTCTTCGGATTTCAATATTCGAAATGGTTTACATGGCAATGGATGCAATCTATGGAACGATCCGATCCTCTTCTCTCTATTTTCGATGATGGAGAAGGTCATATTTGGGTAGGAACCGATATGGGGGTCAGCCGTTTTGACGGGAACAATTGGGAGATGCTGATGGATTATCCAGGCCATCGATTCGCTGCGCCAACCTCTGCTGCGCCTTTTATAAAGGATACAAACGGAAAAATATGGGTCGGCCTGGCGTATTGGGATGAACGTGACGGCAATTCTCCATGGACAATAGGGGGAGTGAGCCGATATGAGAATCCAGGTTGGTTACGGCTCACAAGAAGGGATCTGCCATTCTGGCCGGGTCTTACTCGTGCTCTATTAGTTGATCGTGAAGGATACCTCTGGGCGGGAACAGAAACGGATTATGAGTATTCCGGGATCGAAGGCGCCGTTCGTTTTGATGGCGTGGCCTGGAAAACATGGATGTCCCCACAGAAAGGCTACTCCGCACTGAGAAGCACCTATACCTTCCTTCAAAGCAGCAGAGGAACTATCTGGGCAGGAACAGAGAACGGGGCAATGAGTTACGATGGCGTCTCCTGGCGTCATTATACCGAGACTGAAGGACTTTATAAAGGAGCAGTACCCTTCATTATCGAAGATCGGGAACAGAGAATCTGGGCTTTATCGGTGCCCGGTTATCGCATAAGTTCAGGTAATTACGGGGGCGGCCTCAACCGCTTTGACGGCGAACACTGGACACAAGTGGAGGGACTGCCGGACACCGCGGTCACCTGTATGCTGCTCGACCGTCAGGGGAAAATATGGGTTGGCGCTCAGAACGGAGTAAGCCGCCTTGATAACGGTCAGTGGAAAACCTGGCGGACCGGTTATGAACTTGGACGGGGCTATGTTAGCTCTCTTGGTGTGGACAAGGACAATGTGATATGGGTGGGCATGCGCCCTGAAAAGAATAAACAGAAGATAGAGACTGGCGGTGGAATATCACGTTTCGACGGGCAAAAATGGCAGACATGGACAACCGCCGACGGATTCCCATCGAATACTGTTACCTGCATCACTGTGGACAGCGCAAACGATATATGGGTGGGTATGAGCGGTGGTATCTCACGTTTTTCCAATCAGGGCACACAGGTAACGGTGAATACATCGATACTCTGGGCTATGCAAATCTCTTCCATACATCCCAATCCATTCAATCTTTCGACAGCCATCGAGTTCACTTTGCCTCATTCGGAGAAAGTGAGTCTCATCATATACTCTGTCACCGGACAGAAAGTGCGAGAGTTGGTTTCCGGCAATCTGACCGCCGGAGAGCATACCGCTGTCTGGGATGGCCGCGATAATGCGGGACGGCCTGTATCTTCCGGGGTTTACCTGACCAGACTTTGCACCGGCCAGGCAGCAGCTATGAGACGCATGGTTCTTTTGAAGTAACCGTAAAAATTTCCCCTCCTGCTCTTGCCTCCGAAAAAATTAATACGCATATTACAAGAAAAGCGGTCGCTCCTCACTGGTTTAGAAACTTGGGTGAACAATCTGTTTTTGGCGTTCCACCTACGAGGGAGTATATGGGGAAGAACAAAGAAGAGATCGAAGCCCGCGATATTACGATAGCGGATGTTTTTTCAAAAAAATCTTTGATCGAACATGCCGGTGAACGTTCATACGGACGAGGCATTGAATACTTTGAAGAGGGAAGAGTAAAAGGGCTTGTCGAAGATCATGGCTGTGTAAACGCAACGGTCAAGGGTAACAGAAAATACAGAGTAAAACTCTGGATTGTGGGGAAAAGTCTCCAGGGTTCCTGCACCTGTCCGTACGGGGAAGAAGGAAATTTCTGCAAGCATTGTGTGGCGGTCGGGCTGGAATGGCTGGAAAACCGAAATCCTTTGAAAGAAAAAGGCGGGAAAACTCCGCAACAAAAGACCACGCTGAATGATGTGGAAAGCTACCTTTCTCAGCTTCCGAAGGACGACCTGGTTGTACTTCTCATGGAGCAGGTCCGCAGGGACGAGCTTTTGAGGGATCGGCTCATTCTTAAAACGGCGCGGAGCCTTTCTACCGGAATAGACATCGGCGCTTACTATGTCGCCATTGACAATGCGTTCGTTATTCCCGATTATGAAGATGATGGCGAATCCTGGGATTATGGTGAGGTAATCGATACGGTTGTGGACACGATAGAGGAACTTCTAAAGGATGGATTCGCCGCTGAGGTGATCAATCTCACGGAACATGCTTTTTCCCGGTTCGATGAGAACATGAGGTGTATGGAAGATTTCTACGGTTACACAAGCGATGTTCAGATGCGTGTCCGGGATATTCACCTTCGGGCGTGTAAAAAGGCTCGCCCGGACCCCGAGAAGCTGGCGGGAAAATTGTTTGAATGGCAGATGCGAATAGAAAATGGTATGTTCGACGGCGCTTTAGAAGATTATTCACCGGTTTTGGGAAAGAAAGGCGTTGCAATTTACCGTAAACTCGCTGAAGAGGAATGGTCGAAAATCCCCCCGTTGAAGCCGGGCAAGAGTGACCCTGTTACGATGTACTCCGGCAAACGTCATACGATAACCAACATCATGGAATCGCTGGCCGGTATTACGGGAAACATCGAGGATCTGGTAGCAGTGAAAATCCGAGACCTCTCCAATGCCTATTCATTCCTCGGAATTGCGGAATTGTATAAAAATGCCGGCAAGCCCGATATGGCGTTCGCATGGGCCGAAAAAGGCCTGAAGGCGTTTCCCAGAGAGACTGATTCCCGTCTCCGGGATTTTCTCGTGGAGGAGTACCACCTCCGGGGCCGTCATGACGAGGAAATGGGTCTTGTCTGGGCGGATTTCCTCGATCGCCCGTCTCTTGGCGCCTTAGAGAAGCTCCATCATTTTGCAACGCGGGATAATACCTGGAGCGTTTGGAGAGAAAAGGCGCTCCATACCCTTTGGGAGAAAGCGGAGCGTGAACTCAAATCTCGTAAAAAAACAGCCTGGGGGTGGACGAATTACACCGACAGGTCTCTTCTTGTAGAGATATTCCTATGGGAAAAGGATCCGGAAACAGCTTGGCGTGAGGCAAAAGAAGGCGGATGCTCAAATACTCTGTGGCTCAGGCTGGCTAATGAGCGCGCCGAATCGCAACCCGAAGATGCTATCGAGGTTTACCGTTTACATATTGAGAACAGGGTGCAACAGAAAAATAATCAGTCCTACGAAGAGGCTGTTCAGTACATCCAAAAAATAAACAAACTCATGCAAGGTCTTGGGAAAGACGCAGAATTTCTCCGATACATAGCCGAAGTACGCGCCGCCCACAAACCGAAGCGTAATTTCATGAAACTGCTCGACCAGGGGAAATGGGTGTAAACCAATCAAGGTTCAGACAATCTTTCATATCCTCTCATAATTCGATGTCCGCTCGAATCCCTCGATATGGAACAGGGGGTCGTCGCCGATTATCTCCCGGAGCATATCCGCCGTAATATGGTTATAGAACACCGGGCGGACCAGGTCGGGATTATCTGTTATCGCTCCCTTGAGTCTTTCCCTGTGTTCAGCCGAGGACAGCGCTTTCTTAGTGACTGCAATTCCAGGACTCAGCCTTATGGTGCTGTTCACTCCCACCGTATCCGGGGCGATTTCCCGCAGTGTTTCCACAGTGTTTCGCACCATTTCTACGGTTTCGCCGGGAAAGCCGCAGAGAAAATCCACCGCCAGCCGAATGCCGTATTTTACCGTGAGGCGCCGTATCTCACGAGTATGCTCCAGGTACTTTTCGCCGGTCGGCAATGAAAGGGTGATAAGGTTCGCCCCGCTCCTTTCCAGGAGACGGAACAGGTCATCGCTAAAGGGCGCGCTTTTCATGTAAAGCGCCCAGCGGATTTTCAGCCCCCTTCGGATAAAAGCTTCAAGAAAAGCCCGGCAGTAATCCAGGTCCTGGTTAAATTCGGTGTCGCAGAGGTGGTAGGTGTCGAAACCACTCTCCACCATACCGGTCAGCTCACCGACGATTCGATCCGGATTTTTGTACAGAACCCGGCCTCTTCCTTCCGAACAGTACGAACAGCGCTCGAGGCAGCCTTTCTGAGTCTCGAAACCGATAAGACCGCCTTCACGGACATAGCGGGCGTGGTCGATTCCATTCTCACGGTTGATTTCAAGATCGGGGTAGATGCCCATCTCCCAGCCGTTCAGTACCGTTCCCTGCGGCGGAGGATTCTTATCGTAGAGATCAAGAAAGTATGGCAGCGCCTTCTCCCCGGGACCGTAGATGCCGTAATCGGCTCCGATATACCGGAGAACCCCTTCCGGTATAAAAGAGTATCCCGCGCCGCCGAGAATGACCGGTACTCCCCTGTCTTTCAGGAGTGAGGCATACGATTTTATCTCGTCCAGGAAGAAAATGTTGTTCTCGAAAAGCACTGTATCGATGTTGCGGATGGTCAGTCCGGCTATATCGGGGATGAAGTCGCGAATGGCGTTCTTTAGTGCTTCCACTGGGTCTTCTGCAAAGCAGAGATCGAGAATCTGGCATCGATGGCGGGTGTACCTGAGGGCATCGGACAGATATTCAAGCCCCAGCGGAGGAACCGGCGGCGTCCGGTAGCGGTTGGTATTGATGAGTAAAATTTTCATGATTCAAAGTTTCCTTCTTTGCTCATCCGTCTCGGCTTTTCTCCGTTCCAATTCACCTTCTACCGCCTCGATCTCAAGGTCAATTTCCTCAAGAACCTTAAAGGTCGTATTCACCTGGGAGGCGCCAAAAAGAGGCACATTGTTCGACATGAGGCGATAGAACGTCCGGCCGAGGATAGTAAGATGGCGCTCGCGTTTTTTCCGGAGCATTTCCAGCCTCAACCTTATTTCGGCTGACTGCATCCCGGTATGTACATAGTTACGGACGGAGCGAATCGCCTCGGCAACGTTTTTCCGGGAAAGCATTTTCCCGGTCAGCCGCCCGGCAATGGTGAATATGCTTGACATAAATACCTCGGATTAAAGTCCAAAGTCGATAAAGAAGGCACAAAGGGACAAAGGCACAAAGAGGAAAAACAATCTTAAAAATATATCCGACATCTATCG is a genomic window containing:
- a CDS encoding M81 family metallopeptidase, which codes for MAQNNRRGFLTAAGFGALATGAGIASCSGKNAKAAPKRIMVGGFSHETNTFNPRKTTLEIFKKNMSLGTEVLQRGGHMVHGTVGDSIGGFLDVMEMFNVELIGSIRAGEGQGIVTKEAFDYITGVMLDTLDKNPVDAVYLSLHGGGVAEDHPDMEGDTLALIRKKVGPGVPIMFTMDLHCKPTKQMTEVADAVSVYRTYPHVDAFEVGKEIADIMLGTMFGKIKPVMAVRKLPLMIGPPLNVVTSDMPIKLVYDKAKEMERTIPGVLNVCPCHGFMQQDVPTQGAGVLVTVDRDRALAQKLADELGDLMFSYRKDYWVHLPYPDETIRKALELNRKTGKPVAIADGGDNMGAGTPGDGTALLAQILKQGVKKAFVQIWDPESAKKSAAAGAGATVTLDVGGKSDALYGPPVKITGKVAAVSDFSGKENPAARIEANGITILVNTAQIGPNDQKNLRAIGVDPSKYVMVVCKGGFAFRPQYPNTVYEYIMSNTPGYASVDLSTFKFTQIPRPIYPLDTI
- a CDS encoding M81 family metallopeptidase: MQRRKFIKRSVSLGALAVTGVAGLVSAPSLAQTGTARSTVRSGRKRVMVGAFAHETNTFNPFITDVDAFKNRARYGTDVLKDSGCIGGFMEIMNQHGQEVECIGAVSSGASPAGTVTAKAFDFVSGAMLDFLDKNQVDAVYLNIHGAMVCENHPDGEGALVEMVRKKVGPNIPIMLTADLHATLTQAKVNNSNSVSVYRTYPHVDMRQCGIETAWVMLKTLRGEIKPVVAFAKRPLMICPPLNVLPNEMPMKLTYDRAREMERTLFGALLACPAQGFMQQDVPECGVGAAVTIDRNREMAQKMADELGDIMFAHRKEYWVHLPDAAEAVSLAMQSKKPPVAISDGGDNIGGGTPGDGTALLREILKQGVDTAFVPIWDAESAGKAAAAGKGTTVSLDVGGKSHPFYGPPVSLTGQVVAVYISADKNDISARVDVKGVSVLLNSRPIGPSDMGRPNALGIYPEKYRMTVCKGGFAFRTTYRPDTYSYILADTPGFTSTGIKNWTYTKVKRPIYPLDDI
- a CDS encoding SMP-30/gluconolactonase/LRE family protein gives rise to the protein MKKPKATPFTACLGLMVCLLAYTAAGNAQNQRTRSDMPNTGVSSNLEPGVVKKLKNLPETELAPGVKGRMYWGRGALVNWMTLAPGAQIPREILPGDRIMVVMKGSVEQFIDGAFVPMIAIEYQRMTPISGNRARNDFVYLAKGAPNALKAGTNGAEILEVYSTLRSDYLKKAGASNVIASSPEGKYSLAPSVRLGKVYNLHDVQFTQLGEGAYSRFIWGRGVQLGFLRMDAGSSMPLQKAPEEETMIVLRGTMDNKVANDARPMGKGDILLLPSGMANSGTVGEFGCDALEVFWPMRPDLDIRNKKLAAYRAIIPEGAEIELVVDGAKKGPGLLYCEGPTWIRGKLYFSSMGYDEKWTGDPAVSATVEMDPNGTYRYISRGIETNGTFPLHNGNLAVCDMYGHRVIEMSTKGEIMRTIADKWDGKRIDGPNDLCVDTKGGVYFTDPQILPPPYMQPGKSVFYVKPNGEVIRMVPPGVMEKPNGLTLSPDNKVLYVNNTHVNYMMAYDVNADGTLSNGRKFGNILVTPEIMDQKSINPQTDGLKTDEKGNVYITTIMGVQIFSPKGEFVGLIHYPLMPVNCCFGGDDGKTFYANCNDKVYRIRTNVKGAPYSLYTGK
- a CDS encoding two-component regulator propeller domain-containing protein translates to MNTFIRKRFRFLLAILCVGVCNTSSGFAQEGWTHWTNSNTVNGMVLQGDYLWMKVNEGIIRYNTVDGTYRRFTTADGVPNSQVTPFLVDRSGAVWFGSYDMVCRYNGSSWEYWPKPNSLNSFNGSICSLFDSKGNIWISVGNGVEKFDGQNWKSWIQINNDRHTYALVLKEDIYGNIWIGADNGVYKLENDSWRWFYRNDNAGDISNDIISMTFDLSNNLWVGTPVDVGRFDGKTWLNWVLDPEFANRHVQSLIRDDHGNIWAGTRGGVSRFDGNSWTNWRTKDGITTFVDHLFEDSKGNIWAASKTHEWQTGTAGIYRYDGLSWNWFNMDNGLPGNLAGDILESRDGVVWVGMDKGLFGFQYSKWFTWQWMQSMERSDPLLSIFDDGEGHIWVGTDMGVSRFDGNNWEMLMDYPGHRFAAPTSAAPFIKDTNGKIWVGLAYWDERDGNSPWTIGGVSRYENPGWLRLTRRDLPFWPGLTRALLVDREGYLWAGTETDYEYSGIEGAVRFDGVAWKTWMSPQKGYSALRSTYTFLQSSRGTIWAGTENGAMSYDGVSWRHYTETEGLYKGAVPFIIEDREQRIWALSVPGYRISSGNYGGGLNRFDGEHWTQVEGLPDTAVTCMLLDRQGKIWVGAQNGVSRLDNGQWKTWRTGYELGRGYVSSLGVDKDNVIWVGMRPEKNKQKIETGGGISRFDGQKWQTWTTADGFPSNTVTCITVDSANDIWVGMSGGISRFSNQGTQVTVNTSILWAMQISSIHPNPFNLSTAIEFTLPHSEKVSLIIYSVTGQKVRELVSGNLTAGEHTAVWDGRDNAGRPVSSGVYLTRLCTGQAAAMRRMVLLK
- a CDS encoding SWIM zinc finger family protein produces the protein MGKNKEEIEARDITIADVFSKKSLIEHAGERSYGRGIEYFEEGRVKGLVEDHGCVNATVKGNRKYRVKLWIVGKSLQGSCTCPYGEEGNFCKHCVAVGLEWLENRNPLKEKGGKTPQQKTTLNDVESYLSQLPKDDLVVLLMEQVRRDELLRDRLILKTARSLSTGIDIGAYYVAIDNAFVIPDYEDDGESWDYGEVIDTVVDTIEELLKDGFAAEVINLTEHAFSRFDENMRCMEDFYGYTSDVQMRVRDIHLRACKKARPDPEKLAGKLFEWQMRIENGMFDGALEDYSPVLGKKGVAIYRKLAEEEWSKIPPLKPGKSDPVTMYSGKRHTITNIMESLAGITGNIEDLVAVKIRDLSNAYSFLGIAELYKNAGKPDMAFAWAEKGLKAFPRETDSRLRDFLVEEYHLRGRHDEEMGLVWADFLDRPSLGALEKLHHFATRDNTWSVWREKALHTLWEKAERELKSRKKTAWGWTNYTDRSLLVEIFLWEKDPETAWREAKEGGCSNTLWLRLANERAESQPEDAIEVYRLHIENRVQQKNNQSYEEAVQYIQKINKLMQGLGKDAEFLRYIAEVRAAHKPKRNFMKLLDQGKWV
- a CDS encoding cobalamin-dependent protein (Presence of a B(12) (cobalamin)-binding domain implies dependence on cobalamin itself, in one of its several forms, or in some unusual lineages, dependence on a cobalamin-like analog.), which gives rise to MKILLINTNRYRTPPVPPLGLEYLSDALRYTRHRCQILDLCFAEDPVEALKNAIRDFIPDIAGLTIRNIDTVLFENNIFFLDEIKSYASLLKDRGVPVILGGAGYSFIPEGVLRYIGADYGIYGPGEKALPYFLDLYDKNPPPQGTVLNGWEMGIYPDLEINRENGIDHARYVREGGLIGFETQKGCLERCSYCSEGRGRVLYKNPDRIVGELTGMVESGFDTYHLCDTEFNQDLDYCRAFLEAFIRRGLKIRWALYMKSAPFSDDLFRLLERSGANLITLSLPTGEKYLEHTREIRRLTVKYGIRLAVDFLCGFPGETVEMVRNTVETLREIAPDTVGVNSTIRLSPGIAVTKKALSSAEHRERLKGAITDNPDLVRPVFYNHITADMLREIIGDDPLFHIEGFERTSNYERI